gaaaatattaggATGTTTACGAATAATCCAATTTTCTATGTGCCTATTTGCTAAGTGAAGAAGATATTGAAACTAAagatttttgggttttattgtAAGACAATATATTTCCTCATGTTATTGCATGGATATGATTTTCAATCCACTTCATGTAGCAAGATACctacgaaaaaaaaagatataaaCTGTGCATCTACTGGTATTGTCAGTTTACTTTGGTATAAACTCCTGGATATTCTTTCCTCCCACAACCAATTCCCCAACTGACAATtccacataaaatatatttttcatcagATTCACATATGAGAGGTCCACCTGAATCTCCCTATGAATAAAAAAGATAAGTCATTATATGACAAGTGTGGTTTTTTTACCTGACATGCATCTCTTCCACCATCTGGTAAACCTGCGCAAAGTTGACAATCATTCAAAAATCTGGAATATCCATTTCTTACATAATTATAATCACAAATGGATTTCTCCACCAGATTTATCTCCACAAAATACAACAAATCGGTTTGTTTGCCGTTTTCATTATTTCCCCACCCTGCCACAATTGCATTAcctaaaaaaat
The nucleotide sequence above comes from Coccinella septempunctata chromosome 4, icCocSept1.1, whole genome shotgun sequence. Encoded proteins:
- the LOC123312557 gene encoding trypsin-1-like isoform X2, with the protein product MISFRRKDISGYKHNCGGAIVSDSWILTAAHCVYNIEKDSLLVVAGVDNIKIDEDTKQVRKVAEVFTPNFDPATFANDIALLKLELPLEFGIHIMPICFPGSNQHFAGNAIVAGWGNNENGKQTDLLYFVEINLVEKSICDYNYVRNGYSRFLNDCQLCAGLPDGGRDACQGDSGGPLICESDEKYILCGIVSWGIGCGRKEYPGVYTKVSCYMKWIENHIHAIT
- the LOC123312557 gene encoding trypsin-1-like isoform X1 yields the protein MTFLGEFPWMISFRRKDISGYKHNCGGAIVSDSWILTAAHCVYNIEKDSLLVVAGVDNIKIDEDTKQVRKVAEVFTPNFDPATFANDIALLKLELPLEFGIHIMPICFPGSNQHFAGNAIVAGWGNNENGKQTDLLYFVEINLVEKSICDYNYVRNGYSRFLNDCQLCAGLPDGGRDACQGDSGGPLICESDEKYILCGIVSWGIGCGRKEYPGVYTKVSCYMKWIENHIHAIT